GGGACCACAAAGAGGCCCCACGGCCACGCTACCAGTCCGAAGAGCGAGAGAATGCCGAGGATGGTTGTTCCCGCGAAGACGGACTTCGTGGCGCCCCAGAGCCACTCCCCCGCGATGACATCCTCCACGAGAAGGGGCGTGGCGACGATTGCGTCGAAGGTGCGCTGGTAGTACATCCGCACGAACGACGAAAAGGTCATCTCGAAGAATGACCAGAACATGACCGCCATGCAGATCACACCGGGTGCCATGAACTCGAGATAGGGAAGGTCGCGCCCGCGGTGCTCCACCGTGTCGATGAGGGAACCCACGCCGAATCCGAACGCGAGAACATACAGGACGGGCTCGAGAAGCGGCGGCAGGACATTCGTGAGCCATGTGGTCCGGGCCACATCCGCGTTGCGACGCCATACGAGCCATGCGCCATGGGAAACATTGCGAAGCGATGCGGACGCGCTCATCGGTCAACTCCCCAGCGACTTTCCGGTTCGACGCAGGAAGACATCCTCCAGCGTGGCGGGCCGGGTGATGCGGTTCGCGTCGTCCCCGCCGGCGGTCTCGACGACTTCGCCGCCGATCTCCTGCTCGACCAGCTCCCCGGGTGGGCCGTCCAGAAGGATCCGGCCGCCGTCCATGAGAATCACACGGTCGCAAAGCCGCGCCGCCTCTTCCATGTAGTGAGTCGTGAGCAGTACCGTGACGCCCTCCGCCTTCAGGCTCTCCACGCGACGCCAGATGAGAAGGCGGGCGTCGGGGTCGAGGCCGGTGGTCGGTTCGTCGAGAAGAAGAAGGTCGGGCCGGTTGAGGAGTGACCGCGCGAGTATGAGCCGGCGCTTCATGCCGCCGGAGAGTTCGTCGATCCGCGCGTCGGCGCGATCCTCCAGTCCGACCATCGCCAGAAGCTCCAGCCCGCGTGTTCGCGTCTCTTCCGTGGATAGTCCGAAGTAGCGCCCGTACACCAGGAGATTCCGCAAGACATTGAAATCCGGATCCAGGTTGTCCTCTTGCGGGCAGATTCCGAGGCGCGCCTTGATCCGGCGCGGGTCGGCGGTCACATCCATGCCGAATACCCGGGCCGACCCGGCGGTCACGGGAAGAAAGCAGGAGATCATGCGGACGGTCGTCGTTTTTCCCGCCCCGTTCGGCCCCAGAAACCCCACGCACTCTCCGGGTTCCACCGAGAAGTCCACGGAATCAACCGCCGTGAAGGAGCCGTACCTCTTCGTGAGACCGCGCGCCTCTACCGGGTGAAGTGGTTTCATGAAGGTGAGCCTCCGGGAGTTCCGCGTGCCGTGCAGGCTAGCAATCCGGGGGGGATCCGGCTAGGCTCCCCTGATTCCGTCCGGCGTTCTCATCCCGCGCAGGAAGATACACGAATGTTCCGTACTGATCGATCGGGCCTCATGGTCGCGTGGACTGCGGCAGGGGCGGTGTTGTGCGCCCTTGCGGCGTGTGCTCCCGGGGGGGCGCCCGCCGAGCGAGCGCGGACAGCGATGAATGCCGGGCGGATCGAAGCGGCGTACAAGATTCTGACAGTCGCGGTGCGGGACCGTGCGCCATCGGCGGATGTGCTGGCACTCCACGCGCGGGCATGCGTCGCGACATGGAGGACTGCCGAGGCGTTGGCCAGCGCGGAGCGGGCGGTCGCCGAGGCTCCGGAGAGCGCGGAAGCGCACTTGGCTCTGGCTCGCGTTCATGAAGCGCGCCGGCGCCATCTTGCCGCGATCCGCGAAGCGCGAGAGGCGATCGCGCTGGCACCCTCCGACGCGCGTGCTCACATGGCGCTGGGCGAGTTTTTGTCCGGCGGCGGCCTCGTCGGGACGGCCGACCCCGAAGGCGCGGCGGATGCGTTCCGCGAGGCACTTCGCCTGGACGCGCAGTCCATTCGCGCGCGATGGGGATTGGCGAAAGCACTGGTCGCGCTGGGTCGTTCCGCCGAGGCGGCGCTGGAAGTGGACGCGGTCCTGGAGCGGGCGCCCGGGTACGCCGGGGCCTACCTTCTGCGCGGGACGATCCGAATGCGCGCGCGGGACCTTGCCGCCGCAGAGGAGGATTTTCGCGCTTCGGTGACACTGGACGCATCCAACCCCACCGCGCACTTCAATCTCGCGCGCGTTCTGCAACTTGCGCGTCGAACGGAGGAGGCGGACGCGTTTCGCGAATCCTACGGCCACGCACGAACGCGGGCGGCGCGCATCGAACCCGCCGAGATCTCCTTTCGCGAAGATTCCGGCAATGTCCGCGTGGGCCTTCTTCTGGCGCAACTGTGCCTGGAGTCGCGGCGCGCGGAGAAGGCATGGCGGGTGTCGCTGGCGGTCTGTTCGTCGGCCCCCCCGGGGCTGCTCCCTCGCGCGCACCTCTTTCGCGCCGAAGCCGCGCTTGCCGCCGGTCGCATCGAGGATGGGCTGGCGTCGGCGATTCTCGCCTGCGACCTCCTTCCGGGTGACGCGCACCCTCGGGTTCTCGCGTCCCGTCTGGCTGAGTTCTCGGGAGACACCGAAGCGGCGCTGAAGTACGCGCGGGAAGCGGTCGCTGCGGACCAGTCCTCCGCGGAGGCGGCGCTTCTTCTCGGCGACGCGCTTCTGGCGGGCGAAGATCCAGCCGGCGCACTCTCCGCCTACCGTCAGGCGGGGCGACTGGTTCCGGGCGATCCGCGAGTCATGGCGGGCGAGGGCCGCGCGCTGGCTCAACTGGGGCGGCATTCGGAAGCGGAGCAGCATCTCTCCGCGGCTCTTCGGATTCGGCCGCGGAACTTCCGCTGGCGGGTTCACCGCGGTGAGGTCCGGCTCGACGCCGGGAATCTCCGTTGGGCGGAAGACGATCTCCGCAAGGCCGCGGAGTCGCTCCCCGGCTTTGCGCCCGCGCATCGGGCACTGGAGCGCGTGCTTCGCGAGGGCGGAGAGGCGGCCGCCGCGGACTCCGCCGCACGCCGTGCATCGGAACTGGAGCATCGCGTGGGGAAGATCGAAGAAGGGCGCGCCGCATTCCTGAAGTCACCGGGAGACGAAGCGGCGGCGCAAACACTGGCGACGCTCATGGAGGAGTCGGGCCGCCCGGCCGAGGCTCTCCGTGTCTTGTCGCAGTCACTCGAAGCGGGAGGGAGAATGCCATGAGGCGGTTTGCTCTTGCGGCGTGCGCTGCCGCGCTGCCCGCTCTTCTTCCGGCCGCGTCCCCCGCGGGATCTTTCCGGGATGTCACGGCGGAGTCGGGAATCGACTTCGCGCACTCCAACGGCGCCACGGGTACCAAGGATTACCGCGAGGTCATGGGTTCCGGCGCGTGCCTGCTGGACTACGACGGAGACGGCAGGCTGGACATCTATCTCGTCAACAGCGCGAAGCCGAACCGGATGTATCGCAACCTCGGAGGGCTTCGCTTTGCGGACGCCACCGACGCTTCCGGCACGGGAGATACGGGCTACGGCATGGGAGCGGTGGCCGCGGACATCGACAATGACGGCGACGCGGATCTCTTCGTGACGAATGTCGGGCCGAACCGGCTGTACATGAATCGCGGAGACGGCACCTTCCGCGACGCTTCGGAGCGTGCCGGGCTTGCGGATCCGAACTGGGGAGCGGGCGCCGCCTTCTTCGACATGGACGGGGACGGCCTGCTCGACCTCTATGTCGCGAACTATGTGCAGGTAGCGTCTCCGGACACGAACGAGTGCGTGTCTCCGGAGGGCCTCCGGCTCTACTGCTCGCCGAAAGCGTATCCGCGTGCGACCGATCGGCTCTATCGCAATCTCGGCGACGGGACCTTCCGCGATGTCACGAGCGCGTCGGGAGTGGACGCGGTGCAGGGCCGGGGGCTTGGCGTTCTCGCGATGGATGTGGACGGTGACGGAAGGGACGACCTCTATGTCGCAAACGACCTGGACCCGAACTTTCTCTTTCACAACGAAGGGGACGGACACTTTACGGAAGTGGGGATGATCTCCGGGGTCAGTCACTCCGAAGAGGGTGTGGTGGAGTCCGGGATGGGCATTGCCGATGGTGATCTGGACCTGGACGGTCGCACGGATCTCTTCGTCACGAACTACCAGAATGAAACGAACACACTCTATCGAAACGAAGGCGGCGGATTCTTCTTTGACGAGTCAGCGTCGTCCGGGCTGGGACCGTCGAGCCTCGCGTGGATCAGTTGGGGGACGGGTTTCATCGACTATGATCTCGACGGATGGCCGGATCTTTTGCTGGTGAACGGGCACACGGAGTCGGACGCGGAACTCTCCGACCCCACGACAACATGGAAGCAACCGGACGCGCTCTTTCGAAACCGGGGCGACGGCTCTTTCGACGAAGTCACCGCGGAGGAGGCCCCCATGCTTCTGGAACATCGCGCCGGGCGCGGCGTGGCGTTCGGGGATCTCGATGACGACGGCGACACGGATGTCGTGATCGTAAACCAGAACGGTGCGGCCATGCTTCTGGAGGCGACGGGGTCGCAGGGGCGGCACTGGCTCGGCGTGCGACTTCGGGGAGTGGCATCGTCCCGGGACGGCATCGGTGCGCGCGTGGAAACCCACACAGGCGGTCGGGTTCTTGTGCGGCAGGTTCATGCGGGCGGGAGTTACCTCTCCGGGAACGATCTGCGCGTCCTCTTCGGACCGGGCGAACACGCGGTGGTGGATTCGGTCGTTGTGCGATGGCCTTCCGGCGCGGTGGATCGCCTGGTCACGCCGCAAGAAGGCCGGTATCACCTTGTCACGGAAGGAGGCGATCGATGAGTGTCCCGTGGACGGATTGGTTTGGGCGACGCCATGTGGTGATGCTCGCGGTTGTCGTCGCCTGGGGCGCACCCGGTTGCGGCGGCAAGGGCGAGCAAGACACCGCATCCGAAGGCGGACACGCGGCGCACGATCACGCGGCGCACATGGCGGCCATTACGCAGCCGGAGTTGCCTGAAGGTCCGGCCAGCCCGAAGCATGCGCGTCTTCTGGACATTGCGCGGCGGATTCGCGCGTCTTCGGAAACCTACTTCGGAAGCCAGACGCTGCGCGAACTGGAGAGAGCGGACACCACCGCGATGTCCTCCGGGGAACGCGCCGTCCACGAGTATCAACTGGCGTACGAGTACTTCAAGCTCGCGACGCCCAAACTTCCCGAAGAGTACTGGGGCCGAAGCTACGCGCGCGTGCCCGCCCCGCGGACGCTCTTCATGCAGGGGATTGCCCAGTTCCGGGAGGCGCAGACAGCGAACTGCATCGGCTACCACAATCGCGAGAGCTGCATCTTTCCGCTGGCAGGCGGCGGGGTTCATGTCGCACAAGACCCCACGAAACGCGCCTTTGCATCGTTCCAGGAGGTCTTCGACGCCACCCCCCGCGGGAACCGTCCGCGCGTCCGTTGGTTCACCAACCTCATGG
This genomic window from Gemmatimonadota bacterium contains:
- a CDS encoding tetratricopeptide repeat protein; the encoded protein is MFRTDRSGLMVAWTAAGAVLCALAACAPGGAPAERARTAMNAGRIEAAYKILTVAVRDRAPSADVLALHARACVATWRTAEALASAERAVAEAPESAEAHLALARVHEARRRHLAAIREAREAIALAPSDARAHMALGEFLSGGGLVGTADPEGAADAFREALRLDAQSIRARWGLAKALVALGRSAEAALEVDAVLERAPGYAGAYLLRGTIRMRARDLAAAEEDFRASVTLDASNPTAHFNLARVLQLARRTEEADAFRESYGHARTRAARIEPAEISFREDSGNVRVGLLLAQLCLESRRAEKAWRVSLAVCSSAPPGLLPRAHLFRAEAALAAGRIEDGLASAILACDLLPGDAHPRVLASRLAEFSGDTEAALKYAREAVAADQSSAEAALLLGDALLAGEDPAGALSAYRQAGRLVPGDPRVMAGEGRALAQLGRHSEAEQHLSAALRIRPRNFRWRVHRGEVRLDAGNLRWAEDDLRKAAESLPGFAPAHRALERVLREGGEAAAADSAARRASELEHRVGKIEEGRAAFLKSPGDEAAAQTLATLMEESGRPAEALRVLSQSLEAGGRMP
- a CDS encoding CRTAC1 family protein; translated protein: MRRFALAACAAALPALLPAASPAGSFRDVTAESGIDFAHSNGATGTKDYREVMGSGACLLDYDGDGRLDIYLVNSAKPNRMYRNLGGLRFADATDASGTGDTGYGMGAVAADIDNDGDADLFVTNVGPNRLYMNRGDGTFRDASERAGLADPNWGAGAAFFDMDGDGLLDLYVANYVQVASPDTNECVSPEGLRLYCSPKAYPRATDRLYRNLGDGTFRDVTSASGVDAVQGRGLGVLAMDVDGDGRDDLYVANDLDPNFLFHNEGDGHFTEVGMISGVSHSEEGVVESGMGIADGDLDLDGRTDLFVTNYQNETNTLYRNEGGGFFFDESASSGLGPSSLAWISWGTGFIDYDLDGWPDLLLVNGHTESDAELSDPTTTWKQPDALFRNRGDGSFDEVTAEEAPMLLEHRAGRGVAFGDLDDDGDTDVVIVNQNGAAMLLEATGSQGRHWLGVRLRGVASSRDGIGARVETHTGGRVLVRQVHAGGSYLSGNDLRVLFGPGEHAVVDSVVVRWPSGAVDRLVTPQEGRYHLVTEGGDR
- a CDS encoding ABC transporter permease, with translation MSASASLRNVSHGAWLVWRRNADVARTTWLTNVLPPLLEPVLYVLAFGFGVGSLIDTVEHRGRDLPYLEFMAPGVICMAVMFWSFFEMTFSSFVRMYYQRTFDAIVATPLLVEDVIAGEWLWGATKSVFAGTTILGILSLFGLVAWPWGLFVVPLTALGGILFASVGLIATSRARTIDSFNLPVFLLIFPMFLFSGTFFPLEILPAPLHAVAMALPLTHLAVLVRGACLGDFPTAWPASLAYLIVVSGVLSVAALVLMKRRLVK
- a CDS encoding ATP-binding cassette domain-containing protein, whose translation is MKPLHPVEARGLTKRYGSFTAVDSVDFSVEPGECVGFLGPNGAGKTTTVRMISCFLPVTAGSARVFGMDVTADPRRIKARLGICPQEDNLDPDFNVLRNLLVYGRYFGLSTEETRTRGLELLAMVGLEDRADARIDELSGGMKRRLILARSLLNRPDLLLLDEPTTGLDPDARLLIWRRVESLKAEGVTVLLTTHYMEEAARLCDRVILMDGGRILLDGPPGELVEQEIGGEVVETAGGDDANRITRPATLEDVFLRRTGKSLGS